One window from the genome of Alnus glutinosa chromosome 13, dhAlnGlut1.1, whole genome shotgun sequence encodes:
- the LOC133855045 gene encoding uncharacterized protein LOC133855045, producing MIYPMPSEDQWVRTGQDEVDPPVVRAAPGRPKKLRRRGLDEPRNLHCMRKGGVSMRCSKCRAVGYNARTCPGRKMKSTPSTATELSFDDIPSHPIVDDSQPTQSSTAAQPVSRPKKRVPPTTVGPTSMKRSKTTAPSMHTRASQRANSTAAKSAVARPIRRSGRLLAAFKEPNPNKEIPIVDLTRDDSQPETAPAIFTRELARASGVVILELVSRPTRVVVPTVEKGLQ from the exons ATGATATACCCAATGCCAAGCGAGGACCAATGGGTCAGAACCGGGCAAGATGAAGTTGACCCACCTGTTGTTAGAGCTGCCCCAGGCCGGCCCAAAAAGCTCCGGAGAAGGGGTCTTGATGAGCCAAGAAACCTACATTGCATGAGGAAGGGTGGTGTAAGCATGAGATGCTCGAAGTGTAGGGCAGTTGGCTATAACGCTAGGACTTGCCCTGGGAGGAAGATGAAGTCCACTCCAAGCACTGCAACAGAGTTGAGCTTTGATGAT ATTCCTTCTCACCCAATTGTTGATGATTCACAGCCTACGCAATCATCTACAGCTGCACAACCTGTTTCACGGCCCAAAAAGAGAGTTCCACCTACTACTGTTGGT CCTACTTCAATGAAAAGGAGTAAGACAACGGCTCCCTCAATGCATACTCGGGCATCACAAAGAGCAAATTCCACAGCT GCCAAATCTGCTGTTGCAAGACCTATTAGGAGGTCTGGTAGGTTGTTGGCAGCATTTAAGGAGCCCAATCCCAACAAAGAGATACCTATTGTTGACCTAACACGTGATGATAGCCAACCAGAAACTGCACCAGCAATATTCACTCGGGAACTGGCAAGGGCATCCGGAGTTGTCATTCTAGAACTAGTAAGTAGGCCAACAAGAGTAGTGGTACCAACAGTGGAGAAGGGTCTACAGTGA
- the LOC133855046 gene encoding protein LURP-one-related 4-like yields MAKIYPHIIYPRAASSYMTSKGETFTVWMKSLLFHSYGCTVFNSKGEIVYRVDNYGKKCSNEVHLMDLRGKVLFTIRRKKLQAFGCWDGYRWSSCSIKKEKPWFQVKKYCRMLRGDVACGITVGYDKYWMVRLAAKAAFRIVDVDGDVVAEAKRKQSSSGVLLGDDVVALEVVPHIDHSLIIALVIVYGLIQRRM; encoded by the exons ATGGCTAAGATATATCCCCATATTATATACCCTCGCGCGGCTTCTTCCTACATGACTTCAAAAGGAGAAACATTCACTGTATGGATGAAATCCCTTCTCTTTCATTCATATGGTTGCACTGTCTTCAATTCCAAGGGTGAGATTGTTTATCGCGTTGATAACTACGGCAAGAAATGCAGCAATGAAGTTCATCTCATGGATCTGCGAGGAAAAGTTCTCTTCACCATTCGTCGGAag AAATTACAAGCTTTTGGATGTTGGGATGGTTATAGATGGAGCAGTTGTAGCATAAAGAAGGAAAAGCCGTGGTTTCAAGTCAAAAAGTATTGCAGAATGCTTAGGGGAGATGTAGCTTGTGGAATTACAGTAGGGTATGACAAGTATTGGATGGTTAGATTGGCTGCCAAAGCAGCATTCAGGATAGTAGACGTCGATGGGGATGTTGTTGCTGAG GCAAAGCGAAAGCAATCATCTTCTGGAGTACTGCTCGGAGACGACGTAGTGGCTTTGGAGGTTGTTCCTCATATTGATCATTCCCTTATCATCGCTCTTGTGATAGTGTATGGATTAATTCAACGTAGAATGTAA
- the LOC133854155 gene encoding uncharacterized protein LOC133854155: MLQARLKKGPAAKTTTILFFVIVITLVTFISSVRFNSTSKFSGDNSRSLAIIVSAKPRTPTKKAKAHEFPLNCSINQNQTETCPTNYPTTFDPFNLDPAPVCPDYFRWIQEDLRPWRAAGISREMVEKANRTAHFRLVIVKGKAYIEKYKKSIQTRDVFTIWGILQLLRRYPGRVPDLELMFDCDDLPVIRSRGRNTTAPPPLFRYCGDRSTMDIVFPDWSFWGWAEINIKPWEGLLKELKQGNNRSKWIKREPYAYWKGNPFVAETRRDLLKCNLSDTHDWNARLYIQDWILESQKGFKRSGLASQCTHRYKIYIEGYAWSVSQKYILACDSVTLLVKPKHYDFFTRSLQPLHHYWPVREDDKCKSIKFAVDWGNNHKQKAQSIGKAASDFIQQELKMDYVYDYMFHMLNEYASLLNFEPQVPQGAAELCSETMACSANGAEKKFMMESLVKRPSVTSPCTMPPPYEPRVLANFYRRNINIIRQVEKWENKYWESTQVPHNSS; encoded by the exons ATGCTGCAGGCCCGGTTGAAGAAGGGACCGGCAGCCAAAACTACCACCATCCTCTTCTTTGTTATTGTCATCACCCTGGTCACCTTTATTTCTTCTGTTCGCTTTAACAGTACT TCCAAGTTTTCCGGTGATAATTCAAGAAGCTTAGCTATAATAGTCTCTGCAAAGCCTCGAACACCCACCAAGAAAGCTAAAGCTCATGAGTTCCCGCTGAACTGTTCCATTAATCAAAACCAAACAGAAACATGCCCGACGAATTACCCGACAACCTTCGACCCCTTCAACCTGGACCCGGCGCCTGTATGTCCAGACTATTTCCGGTGGATCCAGGAGGATCTACGGCCGTGGAGAGCGGCAGGAATCAGCAGGGAGATGGTGGAGAAAGCGAATAGGACAGCACATTTTCGGCTTGTGATAGTTAAGGGCAAGGCTTATATTGAGAAGTACAAGAAGTCTATACAAACGAGGGACGTGTTTACCATATGGGGGATTTTGCAGCTTCTGAGAAGGTACCCCGGTAGGGTTCCGGACTTGGAGCTGATGTTTGACTGCGACGACTTGCCGGTCATCCGATCTCGCGGCCGGAACACGACTGCTCCTCCGCCGTTGTTTCGGTACTGTGGTGATAGGTCGACGATGGATATTGTTTTCCCTGATTGGTCCTTCTGGGGTTG GGCTGAGATAAATATAAAGCCATGGGAAGGTTTGCTGAAGGAACTTAAACAAGGCAACAACAGGAGCAAATGGATCAAAAGGGAACCATATGCCTACTGGAAGGGAAACCCTTTTGTAGCTGAAACCAGGAGAGACCTCCTTAAATGCAATCTCTCCGATACACACGATTGGAATGCTCGCTTATATATTCAG GACTGGATACTTGAATCTCAAAAAGGATTTAAGAGATCAGGTCTGGCAAGCCAATGCACAcacag ATACAAGATCTACATTGAAGGATATGCATGGTCTGTGAGCCAGAAATACATTCTAGCCTGTGATTCTGTCACACTGCTTGTAAAACCAAAGCATTATGATTTCTTCACAAGAAGTCTACAGCCTTTGCATCACTACTGGCCAGTAAGGGAGGACGACAAGTGCAAATCCATCAAATTTGCTGTAGATTGGGGAAACAATCACAAACAAAAA gcaCAATCTATTGGAAAAGCAGCGAGTGACTTCATTCAACAAGAGCTAAAGATGGATTATGTGTATGACTATATGTTCCATATGTTAAATGAATACGCTAGCCTCTTGAATTTTGAACCACAAGTTCCCCAAGGAGCAGCGGAGCTGTGCTCTGAGACCATGGCATGTTCTGCAAATGGGGCAGAGAAGAAGTTCATGATGGAGTCCTTAGTGAAGAGACCTTCTGTGACAAGCCCATGCACCATGCCTCCTCCTTATGAACCCCGTGTTCTTGCCAATTTCTATAGGAGGAATATCAATATAATAAGGCAAGTGGAGAAGTGGGAAAATAAGTATTGGGAAAGTACACAAGTTCCTCATAATAGTTCTTAG
- the LOC133854623 gene encoding F-box/kelch-repeat protein At3g06240-like: MWMWILPEELIAGILSRLPVKSLLRFRCISKAWFALIKDPTFINMHLHSNTERTLIMQTTMTRNLEDDRRLNLYYFLVNLSDEDQPVEVFPPFYDRHISSFPEIIGCCNGLVCIRSYEHKRTVIWNPSIRKYKKLPSEPTLLAPRCRSYFAFRGKDFAFGYDPVNNDYKVLKIAQYFESHESNEFEVNVYSLKAHSWRRVEDEWPYKHLDVISSGPVYLNGAFRWLVKTQAEESALSHSISPPRNSKSKRFRLKSNQIKIVMPSWLLGLILMAATRSGQGLVWKASSSLMVIMSILELLKKGLISEES, translated from the exons ATGTGGATGTGGATACTTCCGGAGGAGCTAATCGCCGGAATACTTTCCCGACTGCCGGTCAAGTCTCTGTTACGTTTCCGGTGCATTTCCAAAGCATGGTTCGCTCTAATCAAAGACCCAACTTTCATCAACATGCATCTCCACAGCAACACAGAACGCACTCTCATTATGCAGACAACGATGACAAGGAACCTTGAGGATGATCGGCGGCTAAATTTATATTACTTCTTGGTAAACTTATCGGACGAGGATCAGCCCGTGGAGGTCTTCCCGCCGTTCTATGATCGACATATATCCTCCTTCCCTGAAATCATCGGCTGTTGCAATGGCTTGGTTTGCATCCGCAGTTATGAACATAAAAGGACTGTGATTTGGAACCCATCAAtcagaaaatacaagaaattaccCTCTGAGCCGACCTTGCTCGCTCCTCGTTGCCGTTCCTATTTTGCATTCCGCGGGAAAGATTTTGCATTTGGGTATGATCCAGTCAACAACGATTACAAGGTTTTAAAGATTGCGCAATACTTTGAAAGTCATGAAAGCAACGAATTTGAAGTTAACGTATATAGTTTGAAAGCACATTCGTGGAGAAGAGTAGAAGACGAATGGCCTTACAAGCACTTGGATGTAATTTCTTCGGGGCCGGTTTATTTGAACGGTGCTTTCCGATGGTTGGTTAAGACTCAGGCTGAGGAATCCGCCTTGTCGCATTCAATATCACCGCCGAGAAATTCCAAGAGCAAACGCTTCCGGTTGAAGTCGAACCAAATTAAAATCG TCATGCCTTCATGGTTATTGGGCCTCATCCTCATGGCTGCAACAAGGTCTGGACAGGGACTTGTGTGGAAAGCCTCTTCCTCCTTGATGGTGATAATGTCGATCTTGGAATTGCTTAAGAAGGGCTTAATCAGTGAAGAATCGTAG
- the LOC133854154 gene encoding probable dolichyl pyrophosphate Glc1Man9GlcNAc2 alpha-1,3-glucosyltransferase gives MKLGYLGFRKPASMSEILWFFGVAACVKLLLIPSYHSTDFEVHRHWLALTHSLPLAQWYSDETSPWTLDYPPFFAYFERALSIFANLVDTQIVHLQEGLSYSSDTVVLFQRITVILSDLCLLYGVYRLTKDLDSRRRISIWVLIIWSPMLVIVDHMHFQYNGFLLGFLLISLSYLEEGRDLMGGFVFAVLLCFKHLFAVAAPVYFVYLLRHYCWGGFVRGFRRLSVLGAVVVAVFAAAYAPFVYHGQIQQVLRRMFPFGRGLCHAYWAPNFWVFYIILDKGLAFFLRKLGFAIQTPAASFTGGLVGDSSPFAILPQITPLTTFTMVLLALSPCLVKAWRDPRPGMITRWVAYAYTCGFLFGWHVHEKASLHFVIPLATVAVQNLDDARHYFLLSIVSCYSLFPLLFEAQEYPIKVLLLLLHSIIMWLAFSAQFTEEETAPIKKKDDQLDLKRSSNVTAKRGEFVIGRVEKSYLVGLLAVEIWGQLLHPFLFRDKLSFVPLMLISIYSGLGIMYSWIWQLRWIIRSPNI, from the exons ATGAAACTTGGCTACTTGGGTTTTCGCAAACCTGCATCCATGTCAGAGATTTTATGGTTCTTCGGGGTAGCCGCCTGCGTGAAGCTCCTCCTCATCCCCTCCTACCATAGCACTGACTTCGAGGTCCACCGCCACTGGCTTGCTCTCACCCACTCCCTCCCACTCGCCCAATGGTACTCCGACGAGACCAGCCCCTGGACCCTCGACTACCCTCCCTTCTTCGCCTACTTCGAGCGAGCTCTCTCCATTTTCGCCAACCTAGTCGACACCCAAATCGTTCACCTCCAAGAGGGACTCAGCTATAGCTCCGACACTGTGGTTTTGTTCCAAAGAATCACTGTGATCTTGTCTGATTTGTGCCTGTTATATGGGGTTTATAGATTGACTAAGGATTTGGATTCAAGGAGGCGAATTTCGATCTGGGTATTGATCATTTGGTCGCCAATGCTTGTGATTGTGGACCATATGCATTTCCAGTACAATGGGTTTTTGTTGGGGTTCTTGTTGATATCGCTTTCGTATTTGGAGGAAGGGAGAGACTTGATGGGCGGGTTTGTTTTTGCGGTTCTGTTGTGCTTCAAGCACTTGTTTGCGGTGGCGGCGCCTGTTTATTTTGTGTACTTGTTGCGGCATTACTGTTGGGGCGGATTTGTGAGGGGCTTCAGGCGGCTATCGGTTTTGGGTGCGGTGGTTGTGGCTGTTTTTGCAGCGGCGTATGCACCGTTTGTCTATCATGGGCAG ATACAACAAGTCCTTCGCCGTATGTTTCCTTTCGGCAGAGGACTTTGCCACGCATACTGGGCTCCAAATTTTTGGGTATTCTATATTATTTTAGATAAAGGACTTGCTTTTTTCCTTAGAAagcttgggtttgccattcagACACCAGCAGCTTCATTCACTGGTGGGCTAGTGGGGGATTCCTCGCCTTTTGCTATACTTCCTCAG ATCACCCCCTTGACAACCTTTACAATGGTCCTGCTTGCCTTATCTCCTTGTCTTGTTAAGGCTTGGAGAGATCCCCGGCCAGGGATGATTACTAGATGGGTAGCCTATGCTTACACATGTGGTTTCTTATTTGGATGGCATGTTCATGAGAAGGCATCTCTCCACTTTGTGATTCCCCTTGCCACTGTTGCGGTGCAAAATTTGGACGATGCAAGGCATTATTTTTTGCTATCAATAG TATCCTGCTACTCCTTGTTCCCTCTCCTGTTTGAAGCCCAAGAATACCCAATAAAAGTCCTCTTGCTGCTGCTACACTCCATTATAATGTGGCTTGCATTTTCTGCACAATTCACTGAGGAAGAAACTGCGcctataaagaaaaaagatgatcAATTGGACTTAAAGAGAAGTTCCAATGTGACTGCCAAGAGAGGAGAGTTTGTTATTGGAAGGGTTGAGAAGAGTTATTTGGTAGGTCTTTTGGCGGTTGAGATATGGGGCCAGCTTTTgcatccttttctttttcgtgATAAGCTTTCTTTTGTACCCCTTATGTTGATCTCTATATATTCTGGATTAGGGATAATGTACTCTTGGATTTGGCAATTAAGATGGATCATAAGATCCCCCAATATATAA